In Pseudoliparis swirei isolate HS2019 ecotype Mariana Trench chromosome 2, NWPU_hadal_v1, whole genome shotgun sequence, the following are encoded in one genomic region:
- the LOC130205039 gene encoding coiled-coil domain-containing protein 138-like, translated as MNRQFKDRDFAETVEKLKQKYLERRKQLAPPEDIGVTSGTSDETVQRFILVNRFKRPSNELKCYSKALRELVKAVTNHPDQFGSDGGLQSSNDDLSGDSATAPLQESPLHLTETDVTLPSCLDGSPGSQETETEGELHRARRLPDSCPSSSLVLAKVYQEMMTIYEQLKAERESQQQWEKELQERERRLKQQEEAVGRLAGLEEMLHRPAEEEKHQQEMSKLQDLLRERSKENRRLRSSFDTIKELNDGMKKQLIEINEQNKTLESQSKRVQARLENLQRKNEQSIPQRGCPKVSVKSEECIKPSKKEKTAASGKPSNKRSSSPNRLKLLALLLDWVLDGESLSSVAGNEGKGVGQCLPPELVLNERCLKVLPLLADQLHRTPLSEPDLLLNLLRLIHWAFRHMDSSTQLVALSATLRRIGEEVSKPPAQVTGRQSEDPDLPKPDSGAAGGPGRSWPLSCSPCPHTRILSTIIILRTVTQADVLAQALYGLRTELMSEESRGLFIRYGGVCELLSVLQAGRGGLHTPVDILMQLSEQSCYLSPFLEACGCNEFFQMASQLLKNPRLEFPTLEKLSILLQKLSNIRKTRRLFERSSLHLQIQELLHNANQSHTFLCLNLRSILHNLK; from the exons ATGAACCGGCAGTTTAAAGACCGCGACTTTGCTGAAACAGTCGAGAAGCTGAAGCAGAAATAtttggagaggaggaaacag TTGGCACCTCCAGAAGACATTGGCGTTACCTCCGGGACCAGTGACG AGACGGTACAAAGGTTCATTTTGGTCAACAGATTCAAACGGCCGAGCAACGAGTTGAAATGCTACAGCAAAGCTTTGCGTGAGCTGGTCAAAGCGGTTACCAACCATCCTGACCA GTTTGGCAGCGATGGAGGTCTGCAGAGCAGTAACGATGACCTGAGCGGGGACTCGGCCACTGCCCCACTTCAGGAGTCTCCGCTGCATTTAACAGAAACGG ATGTGACCTTGCCCTCCTGTCTAGATGGTAGCCCTGGGTCCCAGGAAACTGAGACTGAGGGGGAATTGCATAGAGCTCGCCGTCTTCCCGACTCCTGCCCTTCCTCTTCCCTAGTACTCGCAAAGGTGTACCAGGAGATGATGACCATCTATGAACAACTAAAG gcGGAGCGAGAAAGCCAACAGCAGTGGGAGAAGGAGCTGCAGGAACGAGAAAGGAGGCTGAAGCAACAGGAGGAGGCTGTTGGGAGGCTTGCTGGGTTGGAGGAGATGCTGCACCGTCCGGCTGAAGAGGAG AAACACCAGCAAGAGATGAGCAAACTGCAGGATCTTCTTCGAGAGAGGagcaaggagaacaggaggctCAGATCCAGCTTTGACACCATCAAGGAGCTGAATGACGGCATGAAGAAACAG TTGATTGAGATCAATGAACAGAATAAAACATTGGAGAGCCAATCCAAGAGGGTGCAGGCTCGACTGGAGAACCTACAG agGAAAAATGAGCAAAGCATACCACAGAGAGGCTGTCCAAAAGTGAGTGTTAAGAGCGAAGAATGTATTAAACCATCCAAAAAGGAGAAAACTGCTGCTTCTGGAAAACCGAGCAACAAG CGCAGCTCCAGTCCCAACCGACTAAAGCTCCTGGCCCTTCTACTGGACTGGGTACTCGATGGGGAGTCGTTGTCATCAGTAGCAGGGAACGAAGGGAAAGGTGTCGGCCAGTGCCTGCCACCGGAGTTGGTCCTGAACGAGAGATGCCTCAAG GTGCTGCCGTTATTAGCAGATCAGCTTCATCGCACTCCTTTGTCAGAACCCGACCTCCTCCTCAACCTGCTTCGCCTCATCCACTGGGCTTTCAGACACATGGACAGCAGTACACAG CTTGTGGCGCTCTCTGCCACACTGCGGCGAATAGGAGAGGAAGTATCAAAGCCGCCAGCCCAGGTAACGGGGCGTCAGTCTGAAGATCCAGACCTGCCCAAGCCCGACAGTGGGGCTGCCGGTGGACCTGGCAGGAGCTGGCCCCTTTCCTGCAGCCCCTGCCCTCACACGCGCATCCTGTCTACCATCATCATCCTACGCACTGTCACGCAAG CTGACGTGCTGGCCCAGGCTCTCTACGGTCTCCGTACCGAGCTGATGTCGGAGGAGAGCCGAGGCCTGTTCATCCGCtatggaggagtgtgtgagctgCTGTCCGTGCTGCAGGCTGGCCGTGGAGGTCTGCACACACCTGTGGACATCCTCATGCAGCTGTCTGAGCAGTCCT GCTACTTAAGTCCCTTCCTGGAGGCATGTGGCTGTAACGAGTTTTTCCAAATGGCCTCCCAGCTTCTGAAAAACCCTCGTCTGGAGTTTCCAACGCTGGAGAAGCTCTCCATCCTTCTACAGAAGCTCTCCAACATCAG GAAGACCCGCCGTCTGTTTGAACGGTCCTCCCTGCACCTCCAAATACAAGAACTTCTTCACAACGCCAACCAGTCGCACACGTTCCTTTGCCTCAACCTTAGGTCCATCCTCCACAACCTcaaataa